The sequence GGGCGGGGCGAACCTCGGCGGGATCCTGACCGGCGTCCTCATCGGCGGTCTCCTCAACGGCGGAGGCGGCGGCTTCGGCGGCGGCGGCTGGGGTGGAGGCGGAGGCGACGGCGGCGGCTTCGGAGGGGGCGACTTCGGAGGCGGCGGCGACTTCGGCGGAGGCGGCGGAGGCGGCGGCTTCGACGACAGCGGCGGGCGCTTCTGACCCCGGGGCGAGACCCCGGGGCGAGCCACCGGGGCGAGCCCCCGGCGCCACACCCAGCCACCAGCACCCCACGATCACACACGGCACCCACGCAACCCGACGTCCGGCAGCGGACATCACGAAAGGAAAGCACCGATGGCAAAGCAGTCGATCTTCGGACGCATCGCGCAGCTCACGAAGGCCAACGTCAACAACCTGATCGATCAGGCCGAAGACCCGAAGCTGATGCTCGACCAGCTGGTCCGCGACTACACCAACAGCATCGCCGACGCCCGGAACGCCGTCGCCGAGACCATCGGCAACCTGCGCCTCCTCGAGCAGGACCACGAGGAGGACGTCGCGGCGGCCGCCGACTGGGGCACCAAGGCGCTGGCTGCCAGCCGCAAGGGCGACGAGCTCCGCACCGCGGGCAACGCAGCCGAGGCCGACAAGTTCGACGCGCTCGCCAAGGTCGCGCTCGGCCGCCAGCTGTCGAGCGAGAAGGAGGCCCGCGAGGCCGAGCCGACCATCGCGCAGCAGACGGAGGTCGTCGAGCGGCTGAAGAAGGGCCTGACCGGCATGGAGCAGAAGCTCCAGGATCTCAACGCCAAGCGCAACGAGCTCGTCGCGCGGTCGAAGATGGCGGAGGCCCAGGGCAGGGTCAACGACGCGATCGGCAGCATC is a genomic window of Frondihabitans peucedani containing:
- a CDS encoding PspA/IM30 family protein translates to MAKQSIFGRIAQLTKANVNNLIDQAEDPKLMLDQLVRDYTNSIADARNAVAETIGNLRLLEQDHEEDVAAAADWGTKALAASRKGDELRTAGNAAEADKFDALAKVALGRQLSSEKEAREAEPTIAQQTEVVERLKKGLTGMEQKLQDLNAKRNELVARSKMAEAQGRVNDAIGSINVLDPTSDLGRFEDKIRREEAKVMGQQELQASSLDAQFESLDDLDAQTEVEARLAQLKLGGGAAPVEHWESKPLGS